Proteins from one Elgaria multicarinata webbii isolate HBS135686 ecotype San Diego chromosome 3, rElgMul1.1.pri, whole genome shotgun sequence genomic window:
- the ALKBH7 gene encoding alpha-ketoglutarate-dependent dioxygenase alkB homolog 7, mitochondrial, translating to MQMSSWPAPIMHRGSFSGVRAAVMRWRSARALCWGAEAYPPPGPAAVRASSGALWRRLRAGGACVVPGFLSEGEEASLARELEPQLRRRRYQDEHWDGAIHKYRETEKSHWSKENHEILQRVRDAAFPPEVPQLTQVHVLDLDKTGYIKPHVDSVKFCGCTIAGLSLLSSSVMRLVSEQNPQDWLDLLLERRSLYILRGPARYEFTHEILKDEESFFDGRKVPRERRISVICRNLPLPSDSS from the exons ATGCAAATGAGCAGTTGGCCGGCCCCCATCATGCACCGCGGGTCCTTCTCCGGCGTGAGGGCGGCAGTCATGCGCTGGCGGAGCGCGCGGGCGCTGTGTTGGGGAGCGGAGGCCTACCCGCCGCCAGGGCCAGCCGCAGTCCGGGCGTCGAGTGGGGCGCTGTGGCGGCGGCTGCGGGCGGGCGGCGCCTGCGTGGTGCCCGGCTTCCTCAGCGAGGGAGAAGAGGCGTCGCTGGCTCGGGAGCTGGAGCCGCAGCTGCGCCGCCGCCGCTACCAGGACGAGCATTGGGACGGG GCTATTCATAAGTACCGCGAGACAGAAAAATCACATTGGAGCAAGGAGAATCATGAGATTTTGCAGAGGGTCCGGGATGCAGCTTTTCCCCCAGAAGTGCCACAGCTCACTCAAGTCCATGTCTTGGATTTGGATAAAACTGGGTACATAAAGCCTCATGTAGACAGTGTCAAG TTCTGCGGCTGTACCATTGCAGGCCTTTCCCTGCTGTCCTCGAGCGTGATGCGTCTGGTCAGTGAGCAGAATCCACAGGACTGGCTGGATCTGTTGCTAGAGCGCCGATCTCTCTACATCCTCAG AGGGCCAGCTCGTTATGAGTTCACTCATGAGATCCTTAAAGACGAGGAATCCTTTTTTGACGGAAGGAAGGTGCCCCGGGAGCGAAGGATATCGGTCATCTGCCGGAACCTGCCCTTGCCATCTGATTCTTCATAG